The window GGTGCCTGAGCCGGGAGTTGGCGTTGCGCATGGTCCTCCGCGTGCGCGGAGCTTGGGGCCGGACAACTACCCGCTGGACATCACGACACGGTTCACCTCCGCGTGCGCGGAGCTTGGCCCCCCGGGTCCTGGCCCGATCGAAGGCCGTGAGCGCGAGGTCCGCGTTTCCGGCCAGCGCCTCACGGCGCCCCGGCTCCAGCGGTCCCTCCGCGTCACCGGACCCGAACGGGGCGCCCCTTGCCAGCGTTGAGCTCCTCGAAGGAGACGCGCTCGGCGTGGACGAGCGAGGCGAAGGAGCGGTGCCGGTCGCCCAGACCGGGGTACCAGCTCGCCCAGATGTAGGCCGCCCACTCCCCGTCCGGGGAGGCATCGCCCGCGTCCAGGAACCAGAACTGGGCGTCGGTGTCGTAGGCCACACACATCAGCGGGCCGACCAGCCCCTCGTCCTCGTCCTCCAGGTCCTCCTCGTCCAGACCGATCATGTTCGCAAGGCTGTCCCACTCCAGTTCGGCGGTGGAGCTCATCCCGTAGACGAACGCCCCCATCCTCCCCCAGCCGTCGGACGCGGCGAGGAAGGAGCGGTAGCTCGGCGGCAGCCGACGGCCCAGGCGCTCCTCCACAGCCGCGATCCGCTCCTCCGGGGCGCCCTCGTTGCCGAACCAGGACGAGGTCCGCTCCTCCCCACCCACCTCCTCCCCTTCGGCCTCGGCGACGCGCAGCATGTCGGCGCTGTACTCGGTGAGGTAGGTCCGCCACTCCTCGACGGTCACCGGCAGCGCGGGCGCGTCCCCGCCCTCCGGGGAGACCGCCAGGCCCATGAACGTTTCCGGACCGCTCCGCGCCGTGTGGCGCAGCCCGTGGAAGGCCTCGTAGGCGCGGTCCTCGGCGAAGAAACGCACCCGGTTGAGCTGGGTCTGGTCCGCACCCGCGTTGCGGGTGACCTCCAGCCGCAGGTACCGCCAGGGCGTGTCCGCGCCGGGGCCGGTGACGGTGAAGTCGCGCGCCAGACGGCGGGCGGGGAAGGACTCACCGGACCGGGCGTCGAGGAGGGTCCACTCCCGCCCGTCCGAAGACCCCAGCAGGGACCAGTCCGCGGGGTCGCGGTCGGGGGAGTCGCCAGCGGAGTCCAGCACGTAGTGCCGGACGGTGACGGGTTCGGACATGGTGAAGTCCAGCCGGTCGGCGCGACGCCGTGACCGCCACTTCGTGGCGGCGAAGTCGAGCAGGTTGAGGGCCACATCGCCCACCTCGGTGTACTCGTCTCCCGCCCGCACCGAGCACACCATGCGTGTGAGGCCCTCCGCGCCGAGGCTCTGGGTCGGGTCCAGTTCGACGGCGCGCAGCAGCACCGTGCCTCCTCCGCCCTCGCGGTCGGCCCAGTCGACCCGCGCGAGCGGGGGTCCTCCGTCCTCGACGAGCAGGCGTAGCTCCCGGCCGCCGCCCTGGATCCGGAACCGGTGGCCGGGACGTTCGGGGGGTTCGTCCAGACGGGTCCCCCGCCACTCGTACTGGACCCCGTCGAGGGTGACGCGTGTACCGGTGAACGCGTCCATACGGGGGTCGAACACGGCCACGGCCTCGCCGCCCTCGCAGTCGCGCCAGCCGATCCGGGCCGGTGCGACCGGCTCCCCCGGTTCGATGAGGACGCTGAGCCGGGGGGTTCGCGTCCACTCCCGAGCGCCGACGCGTCGGCGCTCGGTGGAGAAGGCCAGAGGGGTCGTGTGTCCGGTCATCGGGTTCCCAGCGGTGAGGGGGTGGGGGTCGGTCGGAGGGGAGGCGGGCATCGCCGCCCGCGCGTCAAGGAGGGTACGGGCGCCCACCGACGTTCCGGTCCCCGGACGGCCCCGGTCTGCGTGACACCGCCCGGGTCCGGGAAGGCGCGCAGAGCCCCGGTTCCAAGGAATCCCCCCGGCGCGGCCAGGACCCCCGGCCCCGGACCGGGTCGCCTCCGGGACAGAGTTCCCTCGTCCACCGGGACGACCGGCTCCGACCAGGGCAGGATCACGGACATGCCCGAGATCATCAAGCAGAAGGCCCGAGCGATCCTGTTCGACCGGCAGGGGCGGCTGGTGCTCATCAAGCGGACCCGCCCGGGCCGCGCCCCCTACTGGACCACGGCCGGGGGCGGTGTCGAGCCGGAGGACGATAGCGTGGAGGCGGCCCTGCATCGCGAGGTCTTCGAGGAGCTCGGCGGACGCGTCGACCGGGTGCGCGAGGTCGTGGTCCTCACCGACGAACGCCCCGAGGGGACCCTCGTCCAGCACGTGTTCGTCGCCCGGTTGACGGAGATGGACCCCTCCAGCCGTACCGGGCCGGAGTTCTCCGACCCGACGCGGGGAACCTACGAGACCGTCGTCCTCCCCAGTACGGATACAGCCCTTCGGAGCATCAGCCTGCTCCCGGACTCGCTGGCACGGTTCCTGGAGGGCAACCTGCGCGACCTGCGCGACCTGGTGGCCGATCCCCGCACGGAGACGCCCCGCGGGTGAATCCGCCAGCCCGGACCGACCGGACGACGGCGAAGAGCCGACCCGGGGAACACGGCTGGCGGATCGGGGACACCGTGCGCCGCGGAACGCGAACGGGGAAGGTCCCGTCGCCCCCGCGTGCGCGGAGCCCGGGACCCTCCCGTTCTCTTCCGGTGTGCGCGGCTCAGGTCACGGAGCCGGGCCCCGGCCGGGGCCGCCCGCGCCGTCCCGCCGACGGTCGCTGCCCGCCTGGCGGGCGAGGAGCAGGCCCCGCACACACGGCCGCGCGAGGCCGCGCGAAGCGGCTCACTCCGTCTGCCGCCGGCGGTGCGGCCCGGGATCGGGCACCGGTGTCGAGCGTCCGGACACGCCGCCCAGGTAGGTCACGACCGGCGCTCCCGTGTGCGGGGAGGTGTCGACGACGGCTTCGACCCCGTAGACGGAACGGACGAGCTCGGGTGTCAGCACGGCGGCGGGCGTGCCCGTCGCCGCGATCCGCCCGGCGTGCAGGACAGCGACCCGGTCGCAGTAGCGTGCGGCCAGGTTGAGGTCGTGCAGGGCGGTCACCACCGTCATGTCGAGCGATCGCAGCAGGGTGAGGACGTCGAGCTGGTAGCGGATGTCGAGGTGGTTGGTCGGCTCGTCCAGCACGATCACCTCCGGTTGCTGCGCGAGCGCGCGGGCCAGCTGGGCGCGCTGTCGCTCACCGCCGGAGAGCGTCCGCCACGACCGCGACCGGTAGGCGCGCATCCCGGTGAGGGCGAGCGCCTGTTCGATCGCGGCACGGTCCTCGCCGTCCAGCCCGGCGAAGGTGCCGCGGTAGGGCGTCCTGCCGAGCGCCACGGCGTCGTCGACGGTGATGTCGGTGTGCACCTCGGGTGACTGTTCCACGATGGCCACCCGCCGGGCGACCGCGCGCCGGGGCAGGGAGCGGACCGGTTCCCCGCCCAGGAGCACCGTTCCGGCGTCTGGACGCCGGAGCCCCGCCAGGATGCGCAGCAGTGAGGTCTTGCCCGCCCCGTTGGGCCCGAGCACGGCGAGCACCCCGTTGGAGCGCGCCCGGATCGAGACCCCGTCGAGGATGCGTGTCCTGTCGACCGACCACGTGATGCCGTTCGCCTCCAGTGCCGTCATTGCCGGGCCGCCCTTCCCAGGACGACCGCGAACACCGGTGCGCCGAGCAGCGCCGTGATCACTCCCACCGGGATCTCGTGCGGCGAGAACGCCGAGCGGGCGAAGGTGTCGACCCACACCAGGAAAATCGCGCCCCCGAGCCCGCTGAGGGGGAGCAGCAGGCGGTGCGCGGGCCCCGCCAGCAGACGCACGACGTGCGGTACGAGCAGCCCGATGAACCCGATCGCCCCGGAGGCCGCGACGGCCGCCGCCGTGACGAGCGCGGTGAGGACCATGAGCGTCACCCGTGCCAGGGTCACGTTGATCCCGAGCGAGGAGGCGGTGTCCCAGCCGAAGGTGAACGCGTCCAGGGCCGGGGCGAAGAACAGGCAGCCGACGGCGCCGAGCACGATGACGGCAGACGCCACGAGCAGCGGCTCCCAGCGTGCGCCTCCGAGCGAGCCGAGCAGCCAGTACGTGAAGCCCCGGGTGGCGTCCGCGTCACCGTCGAGCATCAGCACGAGCGAGGTGATCGCGGAGAAGAACTGCGACACCAGCACACCGGTGAGCACCACGCGGGCGGGGTTGGAGACGCGTCCGCCCCCGATGAGGACCAGCACGATCGCGAAGGCGGCCAGCGCCCCGGCGAAGGCGCCCGTGGAGAGGGTCACCGCGCCCGAGCCGAGCCCGAGCACCATGATCGCGACCGCCCCGGTGGACGCCCCCGAGGAGACCCCGAGCAGGTACGGTTCGGCGAGCGGGTTGCGGGTGATCGACTGCAGCACCGCGCCCGAGACCGAGAGCCCGAGACCGACCACGGCGGCCAGGAGCACGCGCGGCAGACGCGACTCCCAGATGAGGGCGTCGATGAGCGGCGGCGCCGCCGGGACGGGGGCGAGGGCGCCCAGCCCGATGTTGCGCAGGATGATCCCGAGCACGTCGAGCGCCCCGATGTTCGCCGTGCCGACGAAGGCCGCGACGACGATCGTCACGCACAGCGCGAGGACGAAGGCGGCGACGACGAGGGACGAGCGCAGCCTGCCCGGTGTGCGTTCGGGAGGGACCTCGGCGCCGCCCGCCGCCGCCCGCGCCGCCAGCGGGTCGGCGTCGGGGAGAGCGTCCGCGTCGGGCGGACCGGTCCGCGAAGGGTCGGTGAGTCTGGTCATCTCAGCGCGAACACCACGACATCGTCGTAGTACCGCCAGATGACCCCGGTTTCGGCGAATCCGGCGGTACTGAGCGCCTGCAGGTGCAGTTCGAGCGGTGCGTGCGGTGTGGGCGGGCGGTCGGCGAAGCGGCGCTCGCGCTCGGCGTGGTGCTGTCCGAACGCGTCGTGCGCGACGGCGTCCGACCACCACTCGTCCCAGGTCCGCACACCCCGCGAGTGCGCGTCACGCTGGGTGCGTTCGTCGTCGGCGGCCGCCGCCCCGGTGAGGAACGGCTGCGAGCGCGGGTCGTAGCGCAGGTGGTCGGCGTTCATGAAGACGCCGTCGGCGGGGAGCAGGGCGCCCAGGGCGTCGTAGACGGCGACGAGCTGGGCCGGCTCCAGCCAGTGGAGCGCGGTCGAGGAGACGGCCACGTGCACCGGCCCCTCGGGCAGTCGGGCCCTCCAGCCGGGTGCGGCGAGGTCGACGTCGACCGGCGTGAAGCGTGAACCGTGGCGCTGACCGAGCCATGAGCCCGCGATCGCGAGCAGCACCGGGTCGTAGTCGACCCCGATCACCCGGGCGCCCGGGAACCGGTCGAGGACGCGCTGGGAGAGGCTGCCGGGGCCGCACGCCAGGTCGAGAACGGTCATGCCGGTCCCGTCGGCCCCGAACGCGTCCGAGGAGGCGCAGGTCCGCGCGATGACGTCGAGCATGATCTCGAACCTCTGCTCGCGGTGGGTGATGTAGGCCGCCTGCTGGGCGTCCCAGTCACCGATGAGCCGTTCGAGGGCGTTCCCTTCGAGGGTGTTCGTGGTCGTGGTCGTCATCACTCGATCTCCATGTCGATGAGGCCCTGCGCGATGGTCGGGACGGCCTGCACGCTGTGGACCGACGGGTCCATGTGCTGCCCGGGGACGACGATGAAGCGGTCGTTGACGACGGCGTCCATGGTCGAGGTCAGGGGGTCGTTCTTGAGGAACTCGATCTTCTCCTCGGCCGTGTCGCCGGGGTATCCGCGGCTCAGGTCGGCGAGCACGAGCACGTCGGGGTCGCGCTCGGCGACCTCGTCCCAGCTGACCTCCGGCCATTTGGTGGAGGCGTCGCCGAAGGCGTTCTCGGCGCCGAGCATCTCGGTCACGGTCTGCGGGAGCCCGCCGGGTCCGGCGACCGACGGAGTGGAGGAGGACGACGCGGTGGAGTAGAACCAGACCAGGCTGGGCGTGCCCTCGATCTGTTCGGCGGCCTGGAGTCCCTCCTCGACCACGGCCCGCTGCTCGGCGACGAGCTCTTCGCCCGCGTCGGGCACGTCGAAGATCCGGGCGATCGTCTCGATCTCGTCGAAGAGCATCTCGAAGGTCGCGCCGCCCTCGACGGCCTCGTGGTAGGTGCAGTCGAACTCGCTCAGGTAGGTCGGGACGCCGAGCTCGTGCAGTTCGGCGCGCTCACCGGCGTTCTCGGCGGTGAGGAACGAGGCGAAGGACGAGTAGACGAAGTCGGGCTGCGCTTCGAGGAGGGTCTCGTGCTTGAGCAGGCCGTCCGTGAGCAGGGGGATGCTCTCGTAGGCGTCGGCGATGTCGCTGGGAACGGGGTCGGTCTCGTACGAGGTGCCCGCCATGCGGTCGGCGAGGCCGAGCTGGACCATGATCTCGGTGGCCGACTGGTTCAGCGAGACCGCGCGCTCGGGGGCCTGCTCGACGGTCACCTCGGTGTCGCAATTCTGGATGCTGAGGGGGTAGGAGGTCGTGCCCTCGCCCGCGGCCGCCGCGGAGTCGGTCTCGGAGGCGGGTGCCGCCGCGCACCCGGTCAGGGTGAGAGCCGACACGACCCCCACGGTTCTGATAATGATTTTCAGATTCATGCCGGTAGGCTACAGCGCCTCCACCACCAGCCCGTACTCCGCTGCGTGACGGCCGAGGGGGCGCCCACGGCATCCCGCGGGCGCCCCCTCCAGGGCGCGGGGCCCCGGACGGAACCCGAAAACGCGACTCCGGAAGAAACGGGACAAACCATCCGGAACGCCCGCTTCCCCACGGGCACCCCGGATTGCGGGACCGTCAGGCGGAGTGGCGGCGGACCACGATCACGTTGTCCGTGACACCGGCCGTCGTGCCGTCGGGGCCGTTGGCCACCCGTTCGGCGCTCTCGCAGCGTTCGGTGGTCCAGCCGTCCCCGAGCATCAGTGTGACAAGGGTCTCCTCCGGCGTGGGGAACGTGGGCTCCTCGTCCCCGAAGCGCCAGGACCAGGGCGCGGTGGACGCGTGGTCGACGAGTATCAGGCGTCCGCCGACCGCCACCTGCCGCGCGGCGCGGCGCAGGACGTCCTCCCGGCCGAACGCCACCGGGCTGTGGAAGTAGCAGGCGTAGACCAGGTCGAACGGTCCGGCGGGCAGCGAACGGGACAGGTCGTGCCGCTCGGCGCGCAGGCGGTCCAGGCCCTGCGCGGCGGCCATGTCGGCGATGCGCGCGACCGCCGTGGCCGAGACCTCGGTCGCGGTGACGTGCCAGCCCAGGGAGGCCAGCCACCGGGCGTCTCCGCCTCGGCCGGAGCCGAGATCGCAGGCGCGGCCCGGCGCCAGTTCGAGGTCGCGCACCAGCTCGGTGAGCCGGACGTTGGGCGGGGGCGCCGTGACGGTCTCGGCCGACCGGTGCAGCGGTTCCCAGAACTCGGCGCTGGGTGAGGTGGGGTCCTGAGCGTCATGTGTCATGGGGCGATGCTCACCGACGCCCGTGATTCCGGACAAAGAGTTTTGCCGGAGCAGCAAACTCGCAGGCCCTGGGCGGGCCGCCGAAGCCCCCCCGGACGTCGGCGCCTCCCAAGCGGCCCTGTCGGCTCTCGCGGCGCGGAAGCGCGTCACGGTCGATGACAACGGCGATCTCCCCGGTGGGCCGAGCCGTGTGGGATCAGGACGGCCCGCCGAGCGGGGACACCGCGACCGGCCCGCGGGCGCGGACCCTGCCGACCTCGGTGTTCCCCCCGGAACGGACGTCCCCGTACCCTCCACAGCCCTTCTTCGAGTGACCCAGCACACTCGCGTTTCTATAGAAAACGATTATCGTTTTCAAATAGCATCGCAAGCGACCGCGCGGGCCCGGGGCACGACGGACAGATCACACCCTGCCGCCTCGGGACGCGCGGTCACCACGCCCCCGACCGAACAGGTGGGCGCCCGGCCCAGCTCCCACCGGCCTCTCGCCCGGCCCCGGGAGCGGGTCGGCGCCCACCCGTTCACGAGGGAGGGGGCTCCCCCGGGTCCGCCGCGACGCGTACACGTGTCCGCACCCCGCGGCCTCGGGCGTCCGTGCGGCTGGACGCCGTCGGCAGGTCGCCGCGGGTCAGGACCCGGTCGCGGACCGCCCGCCCAGGTGGCGGGCCAGGAAGCGCTCCAGCCTCCCGTACAACTCGATGTTGCTGTCCGGGTTGGTGAACCAGTGGCCCTCGGTCTCGTTCAGCAGGTACTCGACCTCGGCGCCGCGGGAGCGGAGCGCGTCGAAGACCCGGTCGGAGTTGCGCCGGTGGACGCGGACGTCGTTGGCGCCGTGGATCAGCAGAACCGGCGCGGTGATGTCGTCGACCCGGCTGATGGGCGAGCGGGCGAGCATGTCGGCCCTCTGGCGGGGGTCGTCCGGGTCGCCGATGTAGCGCAGGTAGCTGTTCTCGACGGTACGGCGGGCGAACGGGACGACCGACTCGACGAGGTCGACCAGGTCGGACATTCCGGTGTAGCTGACCGCGGCGGCGAACCTGTCCGGGGTGAACGCCGCTCCGACCAGCGCCGCGTAACCGCCGTAGGAGCAGCCGTAGACCGCCACCCGGTCCGGGTCGGTGTAGCCCTGTTCGACCGCCCAGTCGAGGGCGTCGATCAGGTCGTCGTGCATGCGCCCGGCGAACTGGCCGATCGCGGCCTGTGTGTGGGCCTTGCCGTAGCCGGTGGAGCCGCGGAAGTCGACCTGCAGCACCGCGTAACCGCGGTTGGCCAGGAGTTGCACCTCCGGGTCGTAGCACCAGCTGTCGCGGTACCACGGTCCGCCGTGCACCAGCAGCACGGTCGGCAGGTCGCGCGGTTCGACCCCGACCGGCAGGGTGAGGTGGCAGGGCAGGGTCAGGCCGTCGCGGGCGCTGACGGTGACCGGGGTGACCGGGGCCAACTCGGCCGGGTCCAGGTGGGGGAAGGGCCGGAAGAGGCGGCGCGCCCGTCCCGTGGCGTGGTCGTAGAACCAGGTGACGCCGGGGTCGCGGTCGTGGGTGAAGTCCACCACCCAGCGCCGCGCCGCGGTGTCGCAGGAGACGTGGGCCAGGTCGCCGTCGGACAGCTCGGCCAGCCGCGGCAGGACCTCGGCGAAGCGCGGGTCGAGCGCGTGGATCTCCTGACGGGTGCCGAGATAGCGGGCGCCGAGCAGGTCCCCGGTTCCCGGGTGCAGGATCAGCGAGGACGGGAAACGCGGGTCGGCCTCGGGGCGCGGGGTGTCCAGGTCGAACACGGGGTGGCTGTCCACGCCGGCCTGCTCGCCGGTCTCCAGGTCGAGCCGGACCAGGCGGGTGCGGTCGGAACCCCGCGACGAACCGATCCACAGTCCGTTCCCGTCCGGGGTGAGCACAGCCGGGAGGATGCCGAAGAGGGCGTCGGTGCCGGGGAACCGCGCGATCGCGCGCCGTGCGCCCTCGGTGTGCTCCGACAGCACGTGGTCGCCTCCCTCCTCCATGGTGAACGCCAGCAGCCGGTCCGGGGTGCGCAGCCAGGAGAGGACGTCGCCGGGGTTCTCCGCGGCGGTGGTCAGGCGGCCGGTCTCCAGGTCGAGCTCGAACAGGTCGGCCAGGTCGGGACGGCGCATGTTGAGCTGTACGAAGGCGGTGCCGGGGCGGTCCGGCGGGAGTTGCGCGCCGAGCAGCCGCACGCCCTCGAAGGGGGTCAGGTCGACCGCGGGCTCGTCGGGCCGGTTCGGGTCCACGCGGTGCAGGTGCCAGTTCTCGTCGCCGTCGGTGTCCTGCTGGAACAGCAGGTAGCGGCCGTCGGCGGTCCAGAAGAAGGCGTCGATGTTGCGCCGGGTGTCGGAGGTGACGCGCCGGACGCCCGGGGCGTCGGCCTCGTGTACCTGGTCGGGGGCGGTCCAGTCCGAGTCCGGGTCGCGGACGAACACGTTGAGCCGACCGCGCCAGGGAGCGAGGTAGGCGACCCTCGTGCCGTCGGGTGACAGAAGGGCCCGGCTGCGGACGGGCGGGCCGAAGAACTCCTCGACGGTGATCAGCTTCGACGGAGCGGTCATATGGCGGTTCCTCGTGGTCGACGGGTTCGTGCACGCCCGAGTCCACTCCCCGACGTCGCGTCACACTCAAGGCCGGAGGGAGTGACCCGTGCCACACCCGCTCGTCGGCCAAGCGCTCCGGAGCCCGGTCAGACCCCGTCCGACAGGGCCAGCCGCCGCTGGACCCGGCGCAGGACGCGGTGCTGCACGGGTCGCAGGGTCCGTCCGTTCAGTTCGTCCATCAGGGTCGAGGCCCGCGCGTCGGACGGGAACAGGCCGGCCAGGCGCGCCACCACCGGTTCGAGGCGCGCGACCAGATCGTCGGTCAGTGCCGCCACCTCCTCCTCCGGGGTGTCGGGACCCAGGGCGTAGAAGCGTTCCGTCAGCGGTGCGAGCGCGGCCGTGCCGTCGTCCACCTCGCCGAGCAGGGCGGCGAGTCCCGCCGGGCCGTCCCCGCCGAGCAGATGTCCGACCAGGACGAGCTGTTCGTGCTCGTAGCGGGCCATGTCCTCGGGCATGTCCGGGTCGGGGGCGGAACGCAGCTCCGAGAGCTCAGGCGGCAGGTCGGGCGGGGCGCCGCTGCGGCGCAGCGCGGCGATGCTGGCGCGGCGGGCGAGGAGCCGTTCGACCTCGGCGGCGGCCCGGCGGTCGAGCTCGTCGAGCAGTTCCTCCGCGGCCGCCGGATCGTCCAGTAGCGCGGGCAGCTCGGACAGCGGTACACCGAGGGCGGTCATCCTCGTGATGCGCAGGAGCCGGACGAGGTGGCCCACGTCGTAGCGCCGGTAGCCCCCGGCCGAGCGGGGCGGCTCGGGCAGCAGCCCGATCTGGTGGTAGTGGCGCAACGTGCGTACGGTGACGCCCGCCAGTTCGGCGAGCTCGCTGCTGAGCATCGGTCGGCTCCTTCGGCTCCGGTTCGCGCGGGTGGCCGGCGGCCCCGGACGGCGGTTCCGCCCCGTCGCGTCGACGACGGTAGCGCGGGCCCGGGGTTCTGTGGTCGACACGGCGACGGGGAAGGGTGCGCGGAGCCGCGCAGGGGCCCGCCCGTCGCGGGTTCGCGCGTTCTCGACATATGCCCTTGGAGCGGATAGCATACCCAACCTAGTTGATACATCATCTAGATTGGGCGGCTGTGAAGCCTGGGCGAAGGGGACCGCAGTGAGCGGCGGACACGGCAAGAAGGCGTACGAGGGTGAGTCGATCACGGTCACCTTCGAGGCGGAGCGCTGTCAGCACGCCGCCGTGTGCGTCAACGGCCTGCCCGAGGTGTTCGACACCCGGCGGCGCCCGTGGATCCAGCCGGACGGCGCCGCCGCCGACCGCCTGGCCGAGGTGATCCGGCGCTGCCCCTCCGGCGCGCTGCAGTACCGGCTCGCGGACGGCGCGAGGTAGGCCCCCGGCCCGCGGACCGACACCGCCGAGAAGCTCGCACTGCTGGGCGTCGTGGGCACACAGGCCATGGGGAACGAACCGGCCCGGTGAACCGGGCGAGGAGACGGGGACGGGCGGGGCTCCGGACCCGTCGCGGGCGGCGGGCCGTTGCTCAGCGGTGGAGGGCGAGCCTGTAGACCAGCTCCTGGATACGCCCGTCGAACGTACGGCTCGTGACCAGGTCGAGGTCGAAGTCCGCCGCGCCCTCGAAGATCCGGTCGGTCCCGGTCCGCCCGCTGATCACCGGGAAGACCGTCACCTGGACGCGGTCGACGAGCCCGGCGGCCATCAGGGCCCGGTTCAGCGACAGGCTGCCGTGCGAGCGCAACGGTACCCCGGACTCCTCCTTGAGCCGGGCGACGACGTCGACGGCGTCGCCGCCCACGACGGTCGCGTCCGGCCACGCGAAG is drawn from Nocardiopsis dassonvillei subsp. dassonvillei DSM 43111 and contains these coding sequences:
- a CDS encoding SMI1/KNR4 family protein, with the protein product MTGHTTPLAFSTERRRVGAREWTRTPRLSVLIEPGEPVAPARIGWRDCEGGEAVAVFDPRMDAFTGTRVTLDGVQYEWRGTRLDEPPERPGHRFRIQGGGRELRLLVEDGGPPLARVDWADREGGGGTVLLRAVELDPTQSLGAEGLTRMVCSVRAGDEYTEVGDVALNLLDFAATKWRSRRRADRLDFTMSEPVTVRHYVLDSAGDSPDRDPADWSLLGSSDGREWTLLDARSGESFPARRLARDFTVTGPGADTPWRYLRLEVTRNAGADQTQLNRVRFFAEDRAYEAFHGLRHTARSGPETFMGLAVSPEGGDAPALPVTVEEWRTYLTEYSADMLRVAEAEGEEVGGEERTSSWFGNEGAPEERIAAVEERLGRRLPPSYRSFLAASDGWGRMGAFVYGMSSTAELEWDSLANMIGLDEEDLEDEDEGLVGPLMCVAYDTDAQFWFLDAGDASPDGEWAAYIWASWYPGLGDRHRSFASLVHAERVSFEELNAGKGRPVRVR
- a CDS encoding NUDIX domain-containing protein — translated: MPEIIKQKARAILFDRQGRLVLIKRTRPGRAPYWTTAGGGVEPEDDSVEAALHREVFEELGGRVDRVREVVVLTDERPEGTLVQHVFVARLTEMDPSSRTGPEFSDPTRGTYETVVLPSTDTALRSISLLPDSLARFLEGNLRDLRDLVADPRTETPRG
- a CDS encoding ABC transporter ATP-binding protein codes for the protein MTALEANGITWSVDRTRILDGVSIRARSNGVLAVLGPNGAGKTSLLRILAGLRRPDAGTVLLGGEPVRSLPRRAVARRVAIVEQSPEVHTDITVDDAVALGRTPYRGTFAGLDGEDRAAIEQALALTGMRAYRSRSWRTLSGGERQRAQLARALAQQPEVIVLDEPTNHLDIRYQLDVLTLLRSLDMTVVTALHDLNLAARYCDRVAVLHAGRIAATGTPAAVLTPELVRSVYGVEAVVDTSPHTGAPVVTYLGGVSGRSTPVPDPGPHRRRQTE
- a CDS encoding FecCD family ABC transporter permease; amino-acid sequence: MTRLTDPSRTGPPDADALPDADPLAARAAAGGAEVPPERTPGRLRSSLVVAAFVLALCVTIVVAAFVGTANIGALDVLGIILRNIGLGALAPVPAAPPLIDALIWESRLPRVLLAAVVGLGLSVSGAVLQSITRNPLAEPYLLGVSSGASTGAVAIMVLGLGSGAVTLSTGAFAGALAAFAIVLVLIGGGRVSNPARVVLTGVLVSQFFSAITSLVLMLDGDADATRGFTYWLLGSLGGARWEPLLVASAVIVLGAVGCLFFAPALDAFTFGWDTASSLGINVTLARVTLMVLTALVTAAAVAASGAIGFIGLLVPHVVRLLAGPAHRLLLPLSGLGGAIFLVWVDTFARSAFSPHEIPVGVITALLGAPVFAVVLGRAARQ
- a CDS encoding class I SAM-dependent methyltransferase; protein product: MTTTTTNTLEGNALERLIGDWDAQQAAYITHREQRFEIMLDVIARTCASSDAFGADGTGMTVLDLACGPGSLSQRVLDRFPGARVIGVDYDPVLLAIAGSWLGQRHGSRFTPVDVDLAAPGWRARLPEGPVHVAVSSTALHWLEPAQLVAVYDALGALLPADGVFMNADHLRYDPRSQPFLTGAAAADDERTQRDAHSRGVRTWDEWWSDAVAHDAFGQHHAERERRFADRPPTPHAPLELHLQALSTAGFAETGVIWRYYDDVVVFALR
- a CDS encoding ABC transporter substrate-binding protein, with the translated sequence MNLKIIIRTVGVVSALTLTGCAAAPASETDSAAAAGEGTTSYPLSIQNCDTEVTVEQAPERAVSLNQSATEIMVQLGLADRMAGTSYETDPVPSDIADAYESIPLLTDGLLKHETLLEAQPDFVYSSFASFLTAENAGERAELHELGVPTYLSEFDCTYHEAVEGGATFEMLFDEIETIARIFDVPDAGEELVAEQRAVVEEGLQAAEQIEGTPSLVWFYSTASSSSTPSVAGPGGLPQTVTEMLGAENAFGDASTKWPEVSWDEVAERDPDVLVLADLSRGYPGDTAEEKIEFLKNDPLTSTMDAVVNDRFIVVPGQHMDPSVHSVQAVPTIAQGLIDMEIE
- a CDS encoding class I SAM-dependent methyltransferase, yielding MTHDAQDPTSPSAEFWEPLHRSAETVTAPPPNVRLTELVRDLELAPGRACDLGSGRGGDARWLASLGWHVTATEVSATAVARIADMAAAQGLDRLRAERHDLSRSLPAGPFDLVYACYFHSPVAFGREDVLRRAARQVAVGGRLILVDHASTAPWSWRFGDEEPTFPTPEETLVTLMLGDGWTTERCESAERVANGPDGTTAGVTDNVIVVRRHSA
- a CDS encoding S9 family peptidase, with amino-acid sequence MTAPSKLITVEEFFGPPVRSRALLSPDGTRVAYLAPWRGRLNVFVRDPDSDWTAPDQVHEADAPGVRRVTSDTRRNIDAFFWTADGRYLLFQQDTDGDENWHLHRVDPNRPDEPAVDLTPFEGVRLLGAQLPPDRPGTAFVQLNMRRPDLADLFELDLETGRLTTAAENPGDVLSWLRTPDRLLAFTMEEGGDHVLSEHTEGARRAIARFPGTDALFGILPAVLTPDGNGLWIGSSRGSDRTRLVRLDLETGEQAGVDSHPVFDLDTPRPEADPRFPSSLILHPGTGDLLGARYLGTRQEIHALDPRFAEVLPRLAELSDGDLAHVSCDTAARRWVVDFTHDRDPGVTWFYDHATGRARRLFRPFPHLDPAELAPVTPVTVSARDGLTLPCHLTLPVGVEPRDLPTVLLVHGGPWYRDSWCYDPEVQLLANRGYAVLQVDFRGSTGYGKAHTQAAIGQFAGRMHDDLIDALDWAVEQGYTDPDRVAVYGCSYGGYAALVGAAFTPDRFAAAVSYTGMSDLVDLVESVVPFARRTVENSYLRYIGDPDDPRQRADMLARSPISRVDDITAPVLLIHGANDVRVHRRNSDRVFDALRSRGAEVEYLLNETEGHWFTNPDSNIELYGRLERFLARHLGGRSATGS
- a CDS encoding MerR family transcriptional regulator, whose amino-acid sequence is MLSSELAELAGVTVRTLRHYHQIGLLPEPPRSAGGYRRYDVGHLVRLLRITRMTALGVPLSELPALLDDPAAAEELLDELDRRAAAEVERLLARRASIAALRRSGAPPDLPPELSELRSAPDPDMPEDMARYEHEQLVLVGHLLGGDGPAGLAALLGEVDDGTAALAPLTERFYALGPDTPEEEVAALTDDLVARLEPVVARLAGLFPSDARASTLMDELNGRTLRPVQHRVLRRVQRRLALSDGV
- a CDS encoding (4Fe-4S)-binding protein, with product MSGGHGKKAYEGESITVTFEAERCQHAAVCVNGLPEVFDTRRRPWIQPDGAAADRLAEVIRRCPSGALQYRLADGAR
- a CDS encoding dihydrofolate reductase family protein, which codes for MAAVYTWDVFSTLDGYGSYGPDGDWGGYWGKQGPEFLDNRIAVLGEEQRMVLGAATFRQFMELLGPIPDADIDPVNSRMRAMPTTVVSTTLSGPFAWPDATVVGGDAVDVVARLKEESGVPLRSHGSLSLNRALMAAGLVDRVQVTVFPVISGRTGTDRIFEGAADFDLDLVTSRTFDGRIQELVYRLALHR